In the genome of Bradyrhizobium arachidis, one region contains:
- a CDS encoding response regulator transcription factor — MNVRSQDGALRDDLDFQAGPQAHRTSRTGTDSALQELRPAGRERLIVVEDDPVTRTMLVGYFSENNFDVVGAGSCAECRQALRARTDLVFLDVQLPDGDGFELAKEIQATSNAGIIFVTRRDTDVDRILGLEIAGDHYVTKPINLRDLLARARSVLRRRSIDRKAARNHNSIAFGDWIIDLTRRELLGSDGKPVALTRAEFDLLAALVGADGRPLSRDYLIEVVSNRQAEVDIRTVDALVARLRRKLVGSGTPVIATVTGVGYKLALSERL; from the coding sequence GTGAATGTACGTTCACAGGACGGCGCGCTGCGCGACGACTTGGATTTTCAGGCCGGGCCGCAAGCACACAGGACATCCAGGACCGGTACTGATTCCGCACTTCAGGAATTGCGTCCGGCTGGCCGGGAGCGGCTGATCGTCGTGGAAGACGATCCGGTGACGCGGACGATGCTGGTCGGTTATTTCAGCGAGAACAATTTCGACGTGGTCGGCGCCGGCTCCTGCGCGGAGTGCCGCCAGGCGCTGCGCGCGCGCACTGATCTCGTCTTCCTCGACGTGCAGCTGCCCGACGGCGACGGCTTCGAGCTCGCCAAAGAGATCCAGGCGACCAGCAACGCCGGCATCATCTTCGTCACCCGCCGCGATACCGACGTCGATCGCATCCTCGGCCTCGAGATCGCCGGGGATCACTATGTCACCAAGCCGATCAATCTGCGCGACCTGCTTGCGCGTGCGCGCAGCGTGCTGCGGCGGCGCTCGATCGATCGCAAGGCCGCGCGCAACCACAATTCGATCGCCTTCGGCGACTGGATCATCGACCTGACGCGGCGCGAGCTGCTCGGCAGTGACGGCAAGCCGGTGGCGCTGACGCGCGCCGAATTCGACCTGCTCGCCGCGCTGGTCGGCGCCGACGGACGGCCGCTCAGCCGCGACTACCTGATCGAGGTCGTCAGCAACCGCCAGGCCGAGGTCGATATCCGCACCGTCGATGCGCTGGTGGCGCGGCTGCGCCGCAAGCTGGTCGGCAGCGGCACGCCCGTGATCGCGACGGTCACCGGCGTCGGCTACAAGCTCGCGCTCAGCGAGCGGCTGTAG
- the pgm gene encoding phosphoglucomutase (alpha-D-glucose-1,6-bisphosphate-dependent) — MADVNPAAGKLVSPDALTNIPRLVTAYFAGKPDAADPAQRVAFGTSGHRGTSFKNSFNEGHILATTQAICDYRKEKGLTGPLFIGIDTHALAEPALASAVEVFAANGVEIMIDKDGGYTPTPVISHAILTYNKGRTSGLADGVVVTPSHNPPEDGGYKYNPPHGGPADTDATSVIEKRANAYLADGLKGVKRIDYAKAKKSANVHAYDFITPYVADLGNVVDLDLIKSAGINIGIDPLGGAAVHYWHPIIERYGLKATVVNEAIDPTFRFMTVDWDGKIRMDCSSPYAMASLIAMRDRFDVAFANDTDADRHGIVTRSGGLMNPNHYLATAISYLFAHRPNWGKDAAIGKTVVSSSIIDRVAKKLGRKLVETPVGFKWFVDGLVGGSFGFGGEESAGASFLRRDGTVWTTDKDGVILGLLAAEIMAKTGRDPSQLFGDLTAELGVPHYARIDVAATVPQKNILKSVTPEQLGLKDLAGDPVRSTLSKAPGNGQPFGGIKVETDFGWFAARPSGTEDVYKIYAESFRSTEHLKRIQEEAQAGLAKVFGA, encoded by the coding sequence GTGGCTGATGTCAATCCCGCGGCGGGCAAGCTGGTCTCGCCGGACGCGCTCACCAACATTCCGCGGCTGGTGACGGCCTATTTCGCCGGCAAGCCCGATGCCGCCGATCCCGCGCAGCGGGTCGCGTTCGGCACCTCAGGCCATCGCGGCACCTCGTTCAAGAACAGTTTTAACGAGGGCCACATCCTCGCGACCACGCAGGCGATCTGCGACTATAGGAAAGAAAAGGGGCTGACAGGCCCACTCTTCATCGGCATCGACACCCACGCGCTGGCCGAACCAGCGCTGGCAAGCGCGGTGGAGGTGTTCGCGGCCAACGGCGTCGAGATCATGATCGACAAGGACGGCGGCTACACGCCGACGCCCGTGATCTCGCACGCGATCCTCACGTACAACAAGGGCCGCACATCGGGTCTTGCCGACGGCGTCGTCGTCACGCCCTCGCACAATCCGCCCGAAGACGGCGGCTACAAATACAATCCGCCGCATGGCGGCCCGGCCGACACCGACGCGACCTCCGTGATCGAGAAGCGCGCCAATGCCTATCTCGCCGATGGTCTCAAGGGAGTGAAGCGCATCGACTACGCGAAGGCGAAGAAGTCGGCGAACGTACACGCCTACGACTTCATCACGCCTTACGTCGCCGATCTCGGCAATGTCGTCGATCTCGATCTCATCAAATCCGCCGGCATCAATATCGGCATCGATCCGCTCGGCGGCGCCGCCGTGCATTACTGGCATCCGATCATCGAGCGCTATGGCCTCAAGGCGACGGTCGTGAACGAGGCGATCGACCCGACCTTCCGCTTCATGACGGTGGACTGGGACGGCAAGATCCGCATGGACTGCTCCTCGCCTTACGCGATGGCGAGCCTGATCGCGATGCGCGACCGCTTCGACGTTGCCTTTGCCAACGACACCGACGCCGATCGCCATGGCATCGTCACGCGCAGCGGCGGCCTGATGAATCCCAACCATTATCTCGCGACCGCGATCTCCTACCTGTTCGCGCACCGGCCGAACTGGGGCAAGGATGCCGCGATCGGCAAGACCGTGGTGTCGAGCTCGATCATCGATCGTGTCGCCAAGAAACTCGGCCGCAAGCTGGTGGAGACGCCGGTCGGCTTCAAATGGTTCGTCGATGGTCTTGTCGGCGGCAGCTTCGGCTTCGGCGGCGAGGAGAGTGCAGGGGCCTCGTTCCTGCGCCGCGACGGCACGGTGTGGACCACCGACAAGGACGGCGTCATCCTCGGCCTGCTCGCCGCCGAGATCATGGCGAAAACCGGCCGCGATCCGAGCCAGCTGTTCGGCGACCTCACCGCCGAGTTAGGGGTGCCGCACTACGCGCGCATCGACGTCGCCGCCACCGTGCCGCAGAAGAACATCCTCAAATCCGTCACGCCCGAGCAGCTCGGCCTGAAGGACCTCGCCGGCGATCCGGTCCGCTCGACGCTGAGCAAGGCGCCCGGCAACGGCCAGCCCTTCGGCGGCATCAAGGTCGAGACCGATTTCGGCTGGTTCGCGGCAAGGCCCTCGGGCACCGAGGACGTCTACAAGATCTACGCCGAGAGCTTCCGCAGCACCGAGCACCTGAAGCGTATTCAGGAAGAAGCCCAGGCGGGGCTAGCGAAGGTGTTCGGGGCGTAA
- a CDS encoding lytic transglycosylase domain-containing protein: MRGDRTRFQRDATWRYAAVALLLSVPICAHAKDGTPDEPRTTPAASESMTELGAGETPSSRAEIRKIIERETAKTGLPADIAEAVVFVESGYNSAVIGSVGEIGLMQVRPETAAMLGFRGNNTELAEPDINIHYGVLYLARAWRLAGGDLCRALMKYRAGHGEEAMTARSQVYCNRARNRLVAMNSAALEGGATASDPAPAAATPAPAASAAKATKIAQAPKVPTRPKDVYARYRQGSAAASRAYWAAHEARVSLIKARIEAKWKRVASR, translated from the coding sequence ATGCGAGGTGATCGGACACGCTTCCAACGTGACGCGACGTGGAGATACGCCGCGGTCGCCCTGCTGTTGTCGGTTCCGATCTGCGCGCATGCCAAGGACGGCACGCCGGACGAGCCGCGCACGACACCGGCGGCTTCGGAGAGCATGACGGAGCTTGGCGCCGGCGAAACGCCGTCGTCCCGCGCCGAGATCCGCAAGATCATCGAGCGGGAAACCGCGAAGACCGGCCTGCCTGCCGACATCGCAGAGGCCGTCGTCTTCGTCGAAAGCGGATACAATTCGGCCGTGATCGGCAGCGTCGGCGAAATCGGCCTGATGCAGGTGCGGCCCGAGACCGCCGCCATGCTGGGGTTCCGCGGCAACAATACGGAGCTAGCCGAGCCTGACATCAACATCCATTACGGCGTGCTTTATCTCGCCCGCGCATGGCGCCTCGCCGGCGGCGATCTCTGCCGCGCCCTGATGAAATATCGGGCAGGTCATGGCGAGGAGGCGATGACGGCGCGCTCGCAAGTCTATTGCAATCGCGCCCGCAACCGTCTTGTCGCGATGAACTCGGCAGCTCTGGAGGGCGGCGCTACGGCTTCGGATCCGGCTCCCGCGGCGGCTACGCCCGCTCCGGCAGCATCGGCAGCAAAGGCAACAAAGATAGCGCAAGCGCCGAAGGTGCCGACACGTCCAAAGGACGTCTATGCACGCTACCGTCAGGGCTCGGCGGCCGCCAGCCGCGCCTATTGGGCCGCGCATGAAGCGAGGGTCAGCCTCATCAAGGCGCGGATCGAGGCGAAGTGGAAACGGGTCGCATCGCGCTGA
- a CDS encoding acyltransferase family protein has product MQGQARLAAGRSERGATPFSRSHTLDFLRGLAILGVIAIHVSQSFPSNIHAIDYAFMCGWTGVNVFYFVSAMTMCLMWTQRAGETSPTRKFYIRRALRIAPLFWLAIPVYLVLNGTGPSYNAPNGIGPLQVILTATFLHGFWPDSVNSVVPGDWSIAAEMTFYLVFPLLITAFGSRRSLYLALALLLHLVNVCLFKPWAFELFSAYYGPAHASFVWSTLHISFLNQLPVFLIGCALFFSLRDGFTRSDGAIFIVFVVLSFFANRATGAHEFNYLIINLVLGAMVAGCIRFAVHWSPIEALGRNSYSMYLSHFAVTYALHRVWPLADGLASLLMTYVVTIALSYLLARATWHLVERHTQDLAQRLTSSASTRPAIRPVVAATATGVH; this is encoded by the coding sequence ATGCAGGGGCAGGCCCGGTTGGCCGCCGGTCGAAGCGAACGAGGCGCAACGCCCTTCAGTCGTTCGCACACGCTCGACTTCCTGCGCGGGCTCGCCATCCTCGGCGTGATAGCGATCCACGTCTCGCAATCATTTCCATCGAACATCCACGCAATCGACTACGCGTTCATGTGCGGCTGGACCGGCGTCAACGTGTTCTATTTCGTCAGCGCGATGACGATGTGCCTGATGTGGACGCAGCGCGCCGGCGAAACGAGCCCGACGCGCAAATTCTACATCCGGCGTGCCTTGCGCATCGCGCCGCTGTTCTGGCTCGCGATCCCGGTCTATCTCGTCCTCAACGGCACGGGGCCGAGCTACAACGCGCCCAACGGAATCGGGCCGCTCCAGGTGATCCTGACCGCGACGTTCCTGCACGGCTTCTGGCCCGACAGCGTCAACAGCGTCGTGCCGGGCGACTGGTCGATTGCGGCGGAGATGACGTTCTATCTCGTCTTCCCGCTTCTGATCACCGCATTCGGATCGCGCCGCAGTCTCTATCTCGCGCTCGCGCTTCTGCTGCACCTCGTCAATGTCTGCCTGTTCAAGCCGTGGGCCTTCGAACTGTTCTCGGCCTATTACGGCCCCGCCCACGCCTCCTTCGTCTGGAGCACACTCCACATCAGCTTCCTCAATCAGTTGCCCGTCTTCCTGATCGGCTGTGCGCTGTTCTTCTCACTGCGCGACGGCTTCACCAGATCCGACGGCGCGATCTTCATCGTCTTCGTCGTGCTGTCCTTCTTCGCCAATCGCGCGACCGGCGCGCACGAATTCAACTATCTGATCATCAACCTCGTGCTCGGCGCGATGGTGGCCGGCTGCATCCGCTTCGCGGTCCACTGGTCGCCGATCGAGGCGCTCGGCCGCAACTCCTATTCGATGTATCTGTCGCACTTCGCGGTGACCTACGCTCTGCACCGGGTCTGGCCGCTCGCGGACGGGCTGGCCTCGCTGCTGATGACCTACGTCGTCACCATCGCGCTCAGCTATCTCCTCGCGCGCGCGACCTGGCATCTGGTCGAGCGCCACACGCAGGACTTGGCCCAGCGCCTGACCTCATCGGCCTCCACCCGCCCGGCGATCCGCCCTGTCGTCGCCGCCACCGCGACCGGCGTGCACTGA
- a CDS encoding alpha/beta hydrolase family protein: protein MAVSRKLLLLIAGLLLAGAPAHAAEFYTEDLRIPMAETGSQGLEAFLVRPAGTKRYPLALLSHGSPRSFDDRATMSAHKYYGIALEYARRGYAALIVMRRGYGTSPGGRVDSVGACANAAYLPAAAVAVADLRAAIDAVARRSDVTTSGMIAAGHSAGGLATVALTAQAPPGLVAAISFAGGRGSRDDDDVCNPDGLVQAFATFGKTSRVPMLWVYATNDSFFGPDLARRLYDGFRAGGGNAKFIAAPPYGDDGHYLYSVVGRPQWTPYLDAFLRERGLGHDVLSLPDPLPPPSRLNEAARAEFARYLASTMPHKAFAVSPNGGYGWRAGRATVDDAQRDSLAACMKWSPTCTLYAVDDHLAPATDQSARAR from the coding sequence ATGGCTGTTTCGCGCAAGCTGCTCCTGTTGATCGCCGGCCTGCTCTTGGCCGGCGCGCCGGCGCATGCCGCGGAGTTTTATACGGAAGACCTGCGCATCCCGATGGCCGAGACCGGATCGCAGGGGCTGGAGGCTTTCCTGGTCCGCCCGGCGGGGACCAAGCGCTATCCGCTCGCGCTGCTTAGCCACGGCTCGCCGCGCAGCTTCGACGACCGCGCCACGATGTCGGCGCACAAATATTACGGCATCGCGCTCGAATATGCCCGGCGCGGCTATGCCGCGCTGATCGTGATGCGGCGCGGCTACGGCACCTCGCCCGGCGGGCGCGTCGACAGCGTCGGCGCTTGCGCCAACGCGGCCTACCTGCCGGCAGCGGCGGTCGCGGTAGCGGATTTGCGCGCCGCGATCGATGCGGTGGCGCGCCGGAGCGACGTCACGACGTCAGGCATGATCGCGGCCGGTCATTCCGCCGGCGGGCTCGCCACCGTCGCGCTGACCGCGCAGGCGCCGCCCGGCCTCGTCGCCGCGATCAGCTTTGCTGGCGGCCGCGGCTCGCGCGACGACGACGACGTCTGCAATCCCGATGGACTGGTGCAGGCTTTTGCGACGTTCGGCAAAACCTCGCGCGTGCCGATGCTGTGGGTTTACGCGACCAATGATTCCTTCTTCGGTCCCGATCTCGCGCGCCGCCTCTATGACGGGTTTCGCGCGGGTGGCGGCAACGCAAAATTCATTGCGGCACCGCCCTATGGCGACGACGGCCATTATCTCTATTCGGTGGTCGGCCGCCCGCAATGGACGCCGTATCTCGACGCCTTCCTGCGCGAGCGCGGGCTCGGCCATGACGTCCTGAGCCTGCCCGATCCGCTGCCGCCGCCGAGCCGGCTCAACGAGGCCGCGCGCGCCGAGTTCGCGCGCTATCTCGCCTCGACGATGCCGCACAAGGCGTTTGCGGTGTCGCCGAACGGCGGTTACGGCTGGCGGGCGGGACGCGCGACCGTCGACGACGCCCAGCGCGATTCCCTCGCCGCCTGCATGAAATGGTCGCCCACCTGCACGCTCTATGCGGTCGACGACCACCTGGCTCCGGCCACCGATCAGAGCGCCCGCGCGCGATAA